The following are encoded together in the Oreochromis aureus strain Israel breed Guangdong linkage group 18, ZZ_aureus, whole genome shotgun sequence genome:
- the LOC116331992 gene encoding discoidin domain-containing receptor 2-like isoform X1, with protein sequence MVERKKSFRGRGHKLVVLNASAHNRCGIFPKKNGLRREEVQNFLSGVREMRLKIMEVKLIVFVLLQAVTVRSQVNPEMCRYPLGMTGGQIQDEDISASSHWSESTAARFGRLDFDNGDGDGAWCPDIMSEADGLKEYLQVDLRSLHFITLVGTQGRHADGMGNEFAQRYRIKYSRDGSSWVGWHDRKGRQIIEGNSNAYDVVLKDLEPPIIARFVRFMPVTDHSMIVCMRVELYGCEWLDGLMSYSIPDGHQMIYRGLDVFFNDSVYDGASAESSTINPSSRLTKGLGQLTDGTWGLDDFLHSHSYNFWPGYDYVGWNNRSFPRGYVEMIFEFDHVRNFSSMKVHCNNMFSRGVRMFRQVTCYFRSGSEWEADPVTFRPAVDRVSQSARFITVPLGDRTASTIKCRFHFSDLWMLFSEVAFQSGSAVYNTSMAPRKHGHPTKILPGDDPTHKVDDSNTRILIGCLVAIIAILLAIIVIILWRQVWQKMLEKASRRMLDDELTARLAIQTRAFSFHHSSLSSESGSTSNSTYERIFPLCADYQEPSRLIRKLPEFSQSTERLESSTSCRAFAAGGSDGAPHYAEADIISLQESSDSSTYSITAVNMNFFAGTDSSMREFPRHKLTFKEKLGEGQFGEVHLCEAEGMQDFLGEDLSIEGNNESPLLVAVKTLREDANKNARNDFLKEIRIMSRLRDPNIVRLLAVCVDTDPLCMITEYMENGDLNQFLCNLRLKAADEDEIKQEETEGKSMVSYTTLIGMAVQIASGMKYLSSLNFVHRDLATRNCLVGKKYTIKIADFGMSRNLYRGDYYRIQGRAVLPIRWMSWESILLGKFTMASDVWAFGVTLWEILTLCKEQPYSQLSDEQVIENTGEFFREQGKQVYLPKPPCCPDRIYKDLMLSCWRRNAKQRPSFQEIHSQLLESLA encoded by the exons AAATGTGCCGCTATCCTCTTGGTATGACCGGTGGGCAGATTCAGGATGAGGACATCTCTGCTTCCAGCCACTGGTCTGAGTCCACCGCTGCAAGATTTGGAAG ACTTGACTTTGACAACGGAGACGGTGACGGGGCTTGGTGTCCTGACATCATGTCAGAGGCGGACGGCCTCAAAGAGTATCTCCAGGTGGACCTGCGTTCGCTGCACTTCATCACGCTCGTGGGCACCCAAGGTCGGCACGCCGACGGCATGGGTAATGAGTTTGCCCAGCGATACAGGATCAAGTACAGCCGCGACGGCAGCAGCTGGGTGGGCTGGCATGACAGAAAGGGAAGGCAG ATCATCGAAGGCAACAGTAATGCATATGATGTGGTCCTGAAGGATCTTGAGCCTCCCATCATTGCCCGTTTTGTCCGCTTTATGCCCGTGACCGACCACTCCATGATCGTGTGTATGAGAGTGGAGCTCTACGGCTGTGAATGGCTCG ATGGCCTGATGTCCTACAGCATTCCAGATGGACACCAAATGATCTACAGAGGCCTGGATGTCTTCTTCAATGACTCTGTGTACGATGGAGCATCAGCTGAAAG CTCAACTATAAATCCTTCCTCAAGGCTGACGAAAGGGCTTGGCCAGCTGACCGATGGCACCTGGGGTCTGGACGACTTTCTCCACAGCCACAGCTACAACTTTTGGCCTGGCTATGACTATGTAGGATGGAACAACAGGAGCTTCCCCAGAGGTTACGTGGAGATGATCTTTGAGTTCGACCATGTGCGAAACTTCTCGTCCATGAAG GTTCACTGCAACAACATGTTTAGCCGAGGGGTGAGGATGTTCAGGCAGGTTACTTGTTACTTTCGGTCAGGATCAGAGTGGGAGGCAGACCCGGTGACCTTCAGGCCTGCTGTTGATCGTGTGAGCCAAAGCGCTCGTTTTATCACGGTGCCCCTCGGGGACCGCACAGCCAGCACCATTAAATGCCGCTTCCACTTCAGTGACCTTTGGATGCTGTTCAGTGAGGTGGCCTTCcagtcag GCTCAGCAGTGTACAATACATCAATGGCTCCTCGCAAGCATGGACACCCAACAAAAATATTACCAG GGGATGATCCTACACACAAAGTGGATGACAGCAATACAAGGATCCTGATTGGCTGCTTGGTGGCCATTATAGCCATCCTATTGGCCATTATTGTCATTATCCTGTGGCGACAGGTCTGGCAAAAGATGCTGGagaag GCATCTCGTCGCATGCTGGATGATGAGCTCACGGCTCGTCTCGCCATCCAGACACGGGCCTTCTCCTTCCACCACTCGTCTCTCTCCAGTGAGAGTGGCTCGACCTCCAACTCCACCTATGAAAGAATCTTCCCCCTCTGTGCCGACTACCAGGAGCCCTCGCGTCTCATCCGGAAACTGCCCGAGTTTTCTCAGTCCACTGAACGCCTCG AATCGAGTACCTCCTGCAGAGCCTTTGCAGCCGGAGGCTCAGATGGTGCCCCCCACTATGCTGAGGCAGATATCATCAGTCTGCAGGAGTCTTCGGACAGCAGCACCTACTCCATCACAGCTGTCAACATGAATTTCTTTGCTGGCACAGATTCATCCATGAGGGAGTTCCCCAGACACAAGCTCACCTTCAAGGAGAAACTGGGAGAGGGCCAGTTTGGAGAA GTGCACTTGTGCGAGGCAGAGGGCATGCAGGACTTTTTGGGTGAGGATTTGTCCATAGAGGGAAACAATGAGTCCCCTCTGCTTGTTGCTGTTAAAACACTGCGAGAAGATGCCAACAAGAACGCAAG GAATGACTTCCTGAAGGAGATCCGAATCATGTCTCGTCTGAGGGACCCCAACATCGTCCGTCTGCTGGCAGTGTGTGTGGACACAGATCCTCTGTGCATGATCACTGAGTACATGGAAAATGGTGACCTAAACCAGTTCCTCTGCAATCTCAGACTAAAGGCCGCTGATGAAGATGAGATCAAACAAGAGGAGACGGAGGGGAAGAGCATGGTCAG tTACACCACACTGATCGGCATGGCAGTGCAGATTGCATCTGGTATGAAGTATTTGTCCTCTCTTAACTTTGTCCACCGTGATCTGGCAACCCGCAACTGCCTGGTGGGTAAGAAATACACCATAAAGATCGCTGATTTCGGCATGAGTCGGAACCTTTATAGAGGGGACTACTACCGGATCCAGGGCAGAGCTGTACTGCCCATTCGCTGGATGTCATGGGAGAGCATCCTACTA ggtAAGTTCACTATGGCCAGTGACGTGTGGGCCTTCGGGGTGACTCTGTGGGAAATTCTCACTCTGTGTAAGGAGCAGCCATACTCCCAGCTCTCTGACGAGCAGGTCATTGAAAACACAGGAGAGTTCTTCAGGGAACAGGGCAAACAG GTGTACCTGCCGAAGCCTCCCTGTTGTCCTGACAGAATTTACAAGGATCTCATGCTAAGCTGCTGGAGGAGAAACGCCAAGCAGCGGCCGAGCTTTCAGGAGATACACTCTCAGCTGTTAGAGAGCCTGGCGTAG
- the LOC116331992 gene encoding discoidin domain-containing receptor 2-like isoform X2, translating into MRLKIMEVKLIVFVLLQAVTVRSQVNPEMCRYPLGMTGGQIQDEDISASSHWSESTAARFGRLDFDNGDGDGAWCPDIMSEADGLKEYLQVDLRSLHFITLVGTQGRHADGMGNEFAQRYRIKYSRDGSSWVGWHDRKGRQIIEGNSNAYDVVLKDLEPPIIARFVRFMPVTDHSMIVCMRVELYGCEWLDGLMSYSIPDGHQMIYRGLDVFFNDSVYDGASAESSTINPSSRLTKGLGQLTDGTWGLDDFLHSHSYNFWPGYDYVGWNNRSFPRGYVEMIFEFDHVRNFSSMKVHCNNMFSRGVRMFRQVTCYFRSGSEWEADPVTFRPAVDRVSQSARFITVPLGDRTASTIKCRFHFSDLWMLFSEVAFQSGSAVYNTSMAPRKHGHPTKILPGDDPTHKVDDSNTRILIGCLVAIIAILLAIIVIILWRQVWQKMLEKASRRMLDDELTARLAIQTRAFSFHHSSLSSESGSTSNSTYERIFPLCADYQEPSRLIRKLPEFSQSTERLESSTSCRAFAAGGSDGAPHYAEADIISLQESSDSSTYSITAVNMNFFAGTDSSMREFPRHKLTFKEKLGEGQFGEVHLCEAEGMQDFLGEDLSIEGNNESPLLVAVKTLREDANKNARNDFLKEIRIMSRLRDPNIVRLLAVCVDTDPLCMITEYMENGDLNQFLCNLRLKAADEDEIKQEETEGKSMVSYTTLIGMAVQIASGMKYLSSLNFVHRDLATRNCLVGKKYTIKIADFGMSRNLYRGDYYRIQGRAVLPIRWMSWESILLGKFTMASDVWAFGVTLWEILTLCKEQPYSQLSDEQVIENTGEFFREQGKQVYLPKPPCCPDRIYKDLMLSCWRRNAKQRPSFQEIHSQLLESLA; encoded by the exons AAATGTGCCGCTATCCTCTTGGTATGACCGGTGGGCAGATTCAGGATGAGGACATCTCTGCTTCCAGCCACTGGTCTGAGTCCACCGCTGCAAGATTTGGAAG ACTTGACTTTGACAACGGAGACGGTGACGGGGCTTGGTGTCCTGACATCATGTCAGAGGCGGACGGCCTCAAAGAGTATCTCCAGGTGGACCTGCGTTCGCTGCACTTCATCACGCTCGTGGGCACCCAAGGTCGGCACGCCGACGGCATGGGTAATGAGTTTGCCCAGCGATACAGGATCAAGTACAGCCGCGACGGCAGCAGCTGGGTGGGCTGGCATGACAGAAAGGGAAGGCAG ATCATCGAAGGCAACAGTAATGCATATGATGTGGTCCTGAAGGATCTTGAGCCTCCCATCATTGCCCGTTTTGTCCGCTTTATGCCCGTGACCGACCACTCCATGATCGTGTGTATGAGAGTGGAGCTCTACGGCTGTGAATGGCTCG ATGGCCTGATGTCCTACAGCATTCCAGATGGACACCAAATGATCTACAGAGGCCTGGATGTCTTCTTCAATGACTCTGTGTACGATGGAGCATCAGCTGAAAG CTCAACTATAAATCCTTCCTCAAGGCTGACGAAAGGGCTTGGCCAGCTGACCGATGGCACCTGGGGTCTGGACGACTTTCTCCACAGCCACAGCTACAACTTTTGGCCTGGCTATGACTATGTAGGATGGAACAACAGGAGCTTCCCCAGAGGTTACGTGGAGATGATCTTTGAGTTCGACCATGTGCGAAACTTCTCGTCCATGAAG GTTCACTGCAACAACATGTTTAGCCGAGGGGTGAGGATGTTCAGGCAGGTTACTTGTTACTTTCGGTCAGGATCAGAGTGGGAGGCAGACCCGGTGACCTTCAGGCCTGCTGTTGATCGTGTGAGCCAAAGCGCTCGTTTTATCACGGTGCCCCTCGGGGACCGCACAGCCAGCACCATTAAATGCCGCTTCCACTTCAGTGACCTTTGGATGCTGTTCAGTGAGGTGGCCTTCcagtcag GCTCAGCAGTGTACAATACATCAATGGCTCCTCGCAAGCATGGACACCCAACAAAAATATTACCAG GGGATGATCCTACACACAAAGTGGATGACAGCAATACAAGGATCCTGATTGGCTGCTTGGTGGCCATTATAGCCATCCTATTGGCCATTATTGTCATTATCCTGTGGCGACAGGTCTGGCAAAAGATGCTGGagaag GCATCTCGTCGCATGCTGGATGATGAGCTCACGGCTCGTCTCGCCATCCAGACACGGGCCTTCTCCTTCCACCACTCGTCTCTCTCCAGTGAGAGTGGCTCGACCTCCAACTCCACCTATGAAAGAATCTTCCCCCTCTGTGCCGACTACCAGGAGCCCTCGCGTCTCATCCGGAAACTGCCCGAGTTTTCTCAGTCCACTGAACGCCTCG AATCGAGTACCTCCTGCAGAGCCTTTGCAGCCGGAGGCTCAGATGGTGCCCCCCACTATGCTGAGGCAGATATCATCAGTCTGCAGGAGTCTTCGGACAGCAGCACCTACTCCATCACAGCTGTCAACATGAATTTCTTTGCTGGCACAGATTCATCCATGAGGGAGTTCCCCAGACACAAGCTCACCTTCAAGGAGAAACTGGGAGAGGGCCAGTTTGGAGAA GTGCACTTGTGCGAGGCAGAGGGCATGCAGGACTTTTTGGGTGAGGATTTGTCCATAGAGGGAAACAATGAGTCCCCTCTGCTTGTTGCTGTTAAAACACTGCGAGAAGATGCCAACAAGAACGCAAG GAATGACTTCCTGAAGGAGATCCGAATCATGTCTCGTCTGAGGGACCCCAACATCGTCCGTCTGCTGGCAGTGTGTGTGGACACAGATCCTCTGTGCATGATCACTGAGTACATGGAAAATGGTGACCTAAACCAGTTCCTCTGCAATCTCAGACTAAAGGCCGCTGATGAAGATGAGATCAAACAAGAGGAGACGGAGGGGAAGAGCATGGTCAG tTACACCACACTGATCGGCATGGCAGTGCAGATTGCATCTGGTATGAAGTATTTGTCCTCTCTTAACTTTGTCCACCGTGATCTGGCAACCCGCAACTGCCTGGTGGGTAAGAAATACACCATAAAGATCGCTGATTTCGGCATGAGTCGGAACCTTTATAGAGGGGACTACTACCGGATCCAGGGCAGAGCTGTACTGCCCATTCGCTGGATGTCATGGGAGAGCATCCTACTA ggtAAGTTCACTATGGCCAGTGACGTGTGGGCCTTCGGGGTGACTCTGTGGGAAATTCTCACTCTGTGTAAGGAGCAGCCATACTCCCAGCTCTCTGACGAGCAGGTCATTGAAAACACAGGAGAGTTCTTCAGGGAACAGGGCAAACAG GTGTACCTGCCGAAGCCTCCCTGTTGTCCTGACAGAATTTACAAGGATCTCATGCTAAGCTGCTGGAGGAGAAACGCCAAGCAGCGGCCGAGCTTTCAGGAGATACACTCTCAGCTGTTAGAGAGCCTGGCGTAG
- the LOC116331994 gene encoding 3-keto-steroid reductase/17-beta-hydroxysteroid dehydrogenase 7-like isoform X1: MEKVVIVTGANSGIGLALCERLLTEDTQLRLCLACRNMQRAEAARSALLTSHTGAHVDLLQLDVGSVESVLDAAEVVKSRYNRIDFLYLNAGIMPNPQVDIRAFFKGLFSRNVINMFATAEGLLTQQDRLNSDGLQEVFATNLFGHFVLIRELEPLLCQTAHTSRVVWTSSSNARRSAFSIDDIQHRKGTEPYSSSKYASDMLSVALNRRMNGQGLFSSVVCPGLVMTNLTYGILPSSFWTLIMPIMWLIRIFTNTFTLTPYNGAEALHWLFLQKPESLDPRAKYHSLTSGLGTNYTEPRKMDIDGETADVLFSKLLELEKVVRRKLCERNADNEAHQRYLSEIE; this comes from the exons ATGGAAAAAGTCGTCATTGTAACGGGTGCCAACAG CGGCATCGGCTTGGCTTTGTGTGAAAGGCTTCTCACGGAGGACACACAGCTCCGGCTGTGTTTGGCCTGCAGGAACATGCAGCGGGCAGAGGCCGCCCGCAGCGCCCTCCTCACTTCTCACACCGGTGCCCATGTGGACTTACTACAGCTCGACGTGGGCTCTGTGGAGTCGGTGCTTGACGCTGCTGAGGTGGTCAAGTCCAG GTACAACAGAATTGACTTTCTCTATCTAAATGCTGGAATTATGCCCAATCCACAAGTGGACATCAGAGCTTTTTTTAAGGGTTTATTTTCCAG AAATGTCATCAACATGTTTGCAACAGCCGAGGGTCTCTTGACTCAACAAGACCGCCTCAACTCAGATGGCCTACAGGAAGTTTTTGCCACTAACCTGTTTGGTCATTTTGTCCTG ATCCGGGAGCTGGAGCCTCTGCTGTGTCAGACAGCTCATACGTCCAGGGTAGTGTGGACCTCTTCGAGTAATGCCCGCCGGTCTGCCTTCAGCATTGATGACATTCAGCACAGAAAAGGGACAGAGCCCTACAGCTCCTCCAAATACGCTTCAGACATGCTCAGCGTGGCTCTTAACAGGCGCATGAACGGCCAG GGTCTGTTCTCCTCTGTAGTCTGCCCAGGACTGGTGATGACTAATTTGACCTATGGTAtcctcccctcctccttctGGACTCTAATCATGCCCATCATGTGGTTG ATTAGGATCTTCACCAACACTTTCACCCTTACACCGTACAATGGAGCAGAGGCACTG CACTGGCTGTTTCTGCAAAAGCCAGAATCTCTGGATCCCAGAGCAAAGTATCACAGTTTAACATCAGGGCTTGGGACAAACTACACCGAGCCTCGAAAG ATGGACATCGATGGTGAAACGGCTGACGTCCTCTTTTCAAAACTTCTTGAACTTGAGAAAGTGGTCAGAAGGAAACTGTGTGAGAGAAATGCTGACAATGAAGCTCACCAGCGGTACCTCAGCGAGATAGAGTAA
- the LOC116331994 gene encoding 3-keto-steroid reductase/17-beta-hydroxysteroid dehydrogenase 7-like isoform X2, with protein MQRAEAARSALLTSHTGAHVDLLQLDVGSVESVLDAAEVVKSRYNRIDFLYLNAGIMPNPQVDIRAFFKGLFSRNVINMFATAEGLLTQQDRLNSDGLQEVFATNLFGHFVLIRELEPLLCQTAHTSRVVWTSSSNARRSAFSIDDIQHRKGTEPYSSSKYASDMLSVALNRRMNGQGLFSSVVCPGLVMTNLTYGILPSSFWTLIMPIMWLIRIFTNTFTLTPYNGAEALHWLFLQKPESLDPRAKYHSLTSGLGTNYTEPRKMDIDGETADVLFSKLLELEKVVRRKLCERNADNEAHQRYLSEIE; from the exons ATGCAGCGGGCAGAGGCCGCCCGCAGCGCCCTCCTCACTTCTCACACCGGTGCCCATGTGGACTTACTACAGCTCGACGTGGGCTCTGTGGAGTCGGTGCTTGACGCTGCTGAGGTGGTCAAGTCCAG GTACAACAGAATTGACTTTCTCTATCTAAATGCTGGAATTATGCCCAATCCACAAGTGGACATCAGAGCTTTTTTTAAGGGTTTATTTTCCAG AAATGTCATCAACATGTTTGCAACAGCCGAGGGTCTCTTGACTCAACAAGACCGCCTCAACTCAGATGGCCTACAGGAAGTTTTTGCCACTAACCTGTTTGGTCATTTTGTCCTG ATCCGGGAGCTGGAGCCTCTGCTGTGTCAGACAGCTCATACGTCCAGGGTAGTGTGGACCTCTTCGAGTAATGCCCGCCGGTCTGCCTTCAGCATTGATGACATTCAGCACAGAAAAGGGACAGAGCCCTACAGCTCCTCCAAATACGCTTCAGACATGCTCAGCGTGGCTCTTAACAGGCGCATGAACGGCCAG GGTCTGTTCTCCTCTGTAGTCTGCCCAGGACTGGTGATGACTAATTTGACCTATGGTAtcctcccctcctccttctGGACTCTAATCATGCCCATCATGTGGTTG ATTAGGATCTTCACCAACACTTTCACCCTTACACCGTACAATGGAGCAGAGGCACTG CACTGGCTGTTTCTGCAAAAGCCAGAATCTCTGGATCCCAGAGCAAAGTATCACAGTTTAACATCAGGGCTTGGGACAAACTACACCGAGCCTCGAAAG ATGGACATCGATGGTGAAACGGCTGACGTCCTCTTTTCAAAACTTCTTGAACTTGAGAAAGTGGTCAGAAGGAAACTGTGTGAGAGAAATGCTGACAATGAAGCTCACCAGCGGTACCTCAGCGAGATAGAGTAA